The following coding sequences are from one Verrucosispora sp. WMMD573 window:
- a CDS encoding S1 family peptidase yields the protein MDRRRLTAIGVVVAAVGAAAAVALPSFAGDGGAPVGAPTSGAVEGADPDVVEAMRRDLRLNESQVAARLKTERWASGVVNQLRADLGAAYGGSWLSADGSELNVAVADEAQAQRVRAAGAVPKVVERGVRQLDTLKTRMDRTAARAEQVSGWYVDVASNNVVVLAEPGAEAAGWRFVARAGVPRTAVRMATEEQPRLFADVRGGEPYFIGSGRCSVGFAVVGGFVTAGHCGRVGARTTGADRAPQGVFRASSFPGDDWAFVQVNNNTRVLPEVTDFRGGVARVAGSQEVPVGSSICRSGSTTGVSCGTVQARNATVRYPEGLVSGLVRTNVCAEPGDSGGSWISGNQAQGVTSGGSGDCVRGGTTFYQPVNEILQRNNLTLLTTRNFRALSGRR from the coding sequence ATGGACCGCAGACGATTGACAGCCATCGGTGTCGTGGTGGCGGCCGTGGGCGCGGCGGCGGCCGTCGCCCTGCCGTCGTTCGCCGGTGACGGTGGCGCGCCGGTCGGCGCACCGACCAGCGGGGCGGTCGAGGGCGCCGACCCGGACGTGGTCGAGGCGATGCGCCGGGACCTGCGGCTGAACGAGTCGCAGGTGGCCGCCCGACTGAAGACCGAACGCTGGGCCTCCGGGGTGGTCAACCAACTCCGGGCGGATCTGGGCGCGGCCTACGGCGGCAGCTGGCTCAGCGCCGACGGCAGCGAACTCAACGTGGCGGTCGCCGACGAGGCACAGGCGCAGCGGGTCCGGGCCGCCGGGGCGGTTCCGAAGGTGGTCGAGCGTGGGGTACGTCAGCTCGACACCCTCAAGACGCGGATGGACCGTACCGCCGCCCGCGCCGAGCAGGTCTCCGGCTGGTACGTAGACGTCGCCTCGAACAACGTGGTGGTGCTCGCCGAGCCGGGTGCGGAAGCGGCCGGGTGGCGTTTCGTGGCCCGTGCCGGCGTGCCGCGAACCGCGGTGCGGATGGCCACCGAGGAGCAGCCCCGACTCTTCGCCGACGTACGCGGCGGCGAGCCCTACTTCATCGGCAGCGGCCGTTGCTCGGTCGGCTTCGCGGTGGTCGGTGGCTTCGTCACGGCAGGCCACTGCGGGCGGGTGGGTGCCCGCACCACGGGTGCCGACCGGGCGCCGCAGGGCGTCTTCCGGGCCTCGTCCTTCCCGGGCGACGACTGGGCCTTCGTGCAGGTGAACAACAACACCAGGGTGCTGCCGGAGGTGACCGACTTCCGGGGCGGGGTGGCCCGGGTGGCCGGTTCGCAGGAGGTGCCGGTCGGTTCGTCGATCTGCCGCTCCGGTTCCACCACCGGAGTCAGCTGCGGCACGGTGCAGGCCCGCAACGCCACCGTCCGCTACCCCGAAGGGCTGGTCAGCGGTTTGGTGCGGACCAACGTCTGCGCCGAGCCCGGTGACTCCGGTGGCTCATGGATCTCCGGCAACCAGGCGCAGGGCGTGACCTCCGGTGGATCCGGCGACTGCGTGCGCGGTGGCACCACGTTCTACCAGCCGGTAAACGAGATCCTCCAGCGCAACAACCTGACGCTGCTCACCACGCGGAACTTCCGCGCTCTGAGCGGCCGGCGCTGA
- the dapA gene encoding 4-hydroxy-tetrahydrodipicolinate synthase, with the protein MTHDHLDAPVRTASRPFGRVLTAMVTPFTADGALDLDGAARLADHLVAEQGNDALVVNGTTGESPTTTDAEKERLIRVVVEAVGDRARVVAGVGTNDTRHTIELATSAEKAGAHGLLVVTPYYNKPPQAGLLRHFTAVADATGLPVMLYDIPHRSGVAIETETLVQLAEHGRIVAVKDAKGDLTATSWVTSRAELAYYSGEDALTLPALAVGCVGVVGTSTHFTGAETKLMIEAYDTGDTATALALHRRLLPLYTGIFRTQGVILVKAGLAAQGLPAGPVRPPLVDATAGEIAQLRADCAAAGLPLPE; encoded by the coding sequence ATGACGCACGACCACCTCGACGCTCCGGTTCGAACGGCCTCGCGCCCGTTCGGCCGGGTGCTCACGGCCATGGTGACCCCGTTCACCGCCGACGGGGCGCTCGACCTCGACGGCGCGGCACGGCTGGCGGATCATCTGGTCGCGGAGCAGGGCAACGACGCGTTGGTGGTCAACGGCACCACCGGCGAATCACCGACCACCACCGACGCCGAGAAGGAACGCCTGATCCGGGTAGTGGTGGAGGCGGTCGGCGACCGGGCCCGGGTGGTGGCGGGGGTCGGCACCAACGACACCCGACACACCATCGAGCTGGCGACCTCGGCGGAGAAGGCCGGTGCGCACGGGCTGCTGGTGGTCACTCCGTACTACAACAAGCCGCCGCAGGCCGGTCTGCTACGCCACTTCACCGCGGTGGCCGACGCCACCGGGCTGCCGGTGATGCTCTACGACATCCCGCACCGCTCCGGTGTGGCGATCGAGACCGAGACCCTGGTCCAGCTCGCCGAGCACGGCCGCATCGTCGCGGTCAAGGACGCCAAGGGTGACCTGACGGCGACGAGTTGGGTGACCAGCCGGGCCGAGCTGGCGTACTACAGCGGTGAGGACGCGCTCACCCTGCCCGCCCTGGCGGTCGGCTGCGTCGGCGTGGTGGGCACCTCCACGCACTTCACCGGCGCCGAGACCAAGCTGATGATCGAGGCGTACGACACGGGGGACACGGCCACCGCACTGGCGCTGCATCGCCGGTTGCTACCGCTGTACACGGGGATCTTCCGTACTCAGGGTGTGATCCTGGTCAAGGCTGGCCTGGCAGCGCAGGGCCTGCCGGCCGGTCCGGTACGTCCACCGCTGGTGGACGCCACCGCTGGCGAGATCGCCCAGCTACGAGCCGACTGCGCGGCGGCGGGCCTACCGCTCCCTGAATGA
- the thyX gene encoding FAD-dependent thymidylate synthase → MVQPQVRLIAWTQFDPPEDVPWSTDADGGQALAEFAGRACYQSWKKPNPATATNAGYLAHILEVGHLSVLEHGSVSFYFTGVSRSFTHELIRHRHLSYSQLSQRYVPERDAAMVEPTVIAEDPELHKRFVEAAEASVRAYNDLLEGLERRFADVTNPTLRRKQARQAARAVLPNATETRIVVTGNYRAWRHFVGMRATEHADVEIRELAVECLRQLQRVAPNVFADFTISTLPDGTEVARSPYAQVS, encoded by the coding sequence ATGGTGCAGCCCCAGGTCAGGTTGATCGCGTGGACCCAGTTCGACCCGCCGGAGGACGTGCCGTGGTCGACCGATGCCGACGGGGGGCAGGCGCTGGCGGAGTTCGCCGGACGGGCCTGCTACCAGAGCTGGAAGAAGCCGAACCCGGCGACGGCCACGAACGCCGGCTACCTGGCGCACATCCTGGAGGTCGGTCACCTCTCGGTGCTGGAGCACGGCTCGGTGAGCTTCTACTTCACCGGCGTGTCCCGCTCGTTCACCCATGAGCTGATCCGGCACCGGCACCTCTCGTACTCCCAGCTGTCGCAGCGGTACGTGCCGGAGCGGGACGCCGCGATGGTGGAGCCGACCGTCATCGCCGAGGACCCGGAGCTGCACAAGCGGTTCGTCGAGGCCGCCGAGGCGAGCGTGCGGGCCTACAATGACCTGCTGGAGGGGCTGGAGCGGCGCTTCGCCGACGTGACGAACCCGACCCTGCGGCGCAAGCAGGCCCGCCAGGCGGCCCGCGCGGTGCTGCCGAACGCCACCGAGACCCGCATCGTGGTGACCGGCAACTACCGGGCCTGGCGGCACTTCGTCGGTATGCGCGCCACCGAGCACGCCGACGTGGAGATCCGTGAGCTGGCGGTGGAATGCCTCCGACAGTTGCAGCGGGTGGCGCCGAACGTCTTCGCCGACTTCACCATCTCGACGCTGCCCGACGGCACGGAGGTGGCGCGGAGCCCGTACGCCCAGGTGTCCTGA
- a CDS encoding YbjN domain-containing protein, translating to MPDGEVRVGELERVAALAEADGDRRTALHAWSELVETHLRGGERWRLFEPVRRCLRAAEPDDDTLRSYRRYAVEALLGTPRISLDQARGVLNGLSEEGGEANAALVAQLRCRIADHVGDEPAARRWLARWPAGAPDPAAGCADCLPVRQAELLAGWGDWAAALDVLDPLLDAPAGCTAQPEAALTAALLPWLRAGDARRAGQAHVRAYQRHRTEPDGFGHLATHLRFCALGGHLDRGVEIVVEQLPRLDRPHDDLSVLEFTAAGALVCALAGERTTGRAVRRPAYGGRPAAEVTVDQLGAELLAVATKLAGSFDARNGTGHQSGRIAAWLAERPLVPPVPLPADEEFESADEFATDGVPGPDDVPGADSGTAELAVDEIGALTVSMITDALDRRGDDYTVDAAGTVLGRWGDAVIQFRRAGERHDILHTRVVAGRRLAATRRTEAFAFCNAWNRDRLLPKAYAHDPGEGGLVLAGEVTTDLAYGVAPDQVAVLVDAAVRTGVAYAAAVAALP from the coding sequence ATGCCCGACGGCGAGGTGCGCGTCGGCGAGTTGGAACGGGTCGCCGCGCTCGCCGAGGCGGACGGCGACCGGCGTACCGCGCTGCACGCCTGGTCCGAGCTGGTCGAGACGCACCTGCGCGGCGGCGAACGGTGGCGGCTGTTCGAGCCGGTCCGGCGTTGCCTGCGGGCGGCGGAGCCGGACGACGACACGTTGCGCAGCTATCGGCGGTACGCCGTCGAGGCGCTGCTCGGCACTCCCCGCATCAGTCTGGACCAGGCTCGCGGCGTGCTGAACGGACTCAGCGAGGAAGGCGGCGAGGCGAACGCGGCGCTGGTGGCGCAGTTGCGGTGCCGGATCGCCGATCACGTGGGCGACGAACCCGCCGCCCGCCGCTGGCTGGCACGGTGGCCGGCCGGGGCACCCGACCCGGCCGCCGGTTGCGCCGACTGCCTGCCGGTACGACAGGCGGAACTGCTGGCCGGCTGGGGCGACTGGGCGGCGGCGCTCGACGTGCTCGATCCCCTGCTCGACGCGCCGGCCGGCTGCACCGCCCAGCCGGAGGCGGCCCTGACCGCGGCGCTGCTGCCCTGGCTGCGGGCGGGCGACGCACGGCGGGCTGGGCAGGCGCACGTACGGGCGTACCAGCGGCACCGGACGGAACCCGACGGGTTCGGCCATCTCGCCACCCACCTGCGCTTCTGTGCGCTGGGCGGGCACCTCGATCGCGGTGTGGAGATCGTCGTCGAGCAGTTGCCCCGGCTGGACCGACCGCACGATGATCTGTCCGTGCTGGAGTTCACCGCGGCGGGGGCGCTGGTCTGCGCGCTGGCGGGCGAGAGGACCACGGGTCGCGCGGTCCGCCGACCGGCGTACGGTGGACGACCGGCCGCCGAGGTCACGGTAGATCAGCTCGGTGCCGAACTGCTCGCCGTCGCGACCAAGCTGGCCGGTAGCTTCGACGCCCGCAACGGCACCGGCCACCAGTCCGGCCGGATCGCCGCCTGGCTGGCCGAACGTCCACTCGTCCCGCCGGTGCCGCTGCCGGCCGACGAGGAGTTCGAATCGGCCGACGAGTTCGCCACGGACGGCGTTCCCGGTCCCGACGACGTACCGGGGGCGGACAGCGGGACCGCCGAGTTGGCCGTGGACGAGATCGGCGCCCTGACCGTGTCGATGATCACCGATGCGCTGGACCGCCGGGGTGACGACTACACCGTCGACGCCGCCGGCACGGTGCTGGGACGCTGGGGCGACGCGGTGATCCAGTTCCGGCGGGCCGGAGAACGCCACGACATCCTGCACACCCGGGTGGTGGCCGGGCGTCGGCTGGCGGCGACCCGGCGTACGGAGGCATTCGCCTTCTGCAACGCCTGGAATCGGGACCGGCTGCTCCCCAAGGCGTACGCGCACGACCCGGGTGAGGGTGGCCTGGTGCTGGCCGGCGAGGTGACCACCGACCTGGCGTACGGTGTCGCCCCGGACCAGGTCGCGGTGCTGGTCGACGCGGCCGTCCGAACCGGTGTCGCGTACGCGGCGGCGGTCGCCGCCCTGCCCTGA
- a CDS encoding YbjN domain-containing protein, which produces MGSPEFEDRAGHPLAGHPSTLRPLTRELVAAVLSNRGHTVAADADGALVGRWAQGHIWFLRAGDAGELLQVRTVAAPAFAVEDVPWLHDFCNTWNRDRFWPKAFVHVHDAGQARVCGEVITDLERGVTPHQLDRLLDRGISAGCRLADEVGRLAGTGRP; this is translated from the coding sequence ATGGGGTCGCCGGAATTCGAGGACCGTGCCGGCCACCCGTTGGCGGGCCATCCGTCGACGCTGCGACCGCTCACCCGGGAGCTCGTCGCCGCCGTGCTGAGCAACCGGGGTCACACCGTGGCCGCCGACGCCGACGGTGCGCTGGTGGGCAGGTGGGCGCAGGGGCACATCTGGTTCCTCCGCGCCGGAGACGCCGGGGAACTGCTCCAGGTGCGTACCGTCGCGGCGCCCGCCTTCGCGGTCGAGGACGTGCCGTGGCTGCACGACTTCTGCAACACCTGGAACCGTGACCGGTTCTGGCCGAAGGCGTTCGTGCACGTCCACGACGCCGGTCAGGCCCGGGTCTGCGGCGAGGTCATCACCGACCTGGAACGGGGCGTCACCCCGCACCAACTGGACCGGCTGCTCGACCGGGGCATCTCGGCCGGTTGTCGGCTGGCCGACGAGGTGGGCCGGCTCGCGGGGACGGGGCGCCCGTGA
- a CDS encoding ribonuclease J has product MTEAHNEEAQLPPPLPEGGLRIIPLGGLGAIGRNMTVFEYDGKLLVVDCGVLFPDVEQPGVDLILPDFGPILDRLDDIQAIVLTHGHEDHIGAVPYLLAHKPDIPLVGSQFTLALVEAKLAERRIQPYTLTVREGGRERLGPFECEFFAVNHSIPDALAVAIRTPAGLVLHTGDFKMDQLPLDGRITDLAGFARLGAEGVDLLLSDSTNAEIPGFVTPEREIGPVLDAIFAKARGRIIVASFASHVHRVQQVFDSAVEHGRKVALIGRSMVRNMGIARDLGLLNIPPGLVVGLDEATSMPPEQIVLMSTGSQGEPMSALGRMASGDHRHITIAPGDTVVLASSLVPGNETSVYRVINRLARAGAVVVHKDVAKVHVSGHAPAGELLYLLNVVRPSNLMPVHGEWRHLRAHARLGIESGVAADRVVLCEDGDVVDLVEGRASLVGHVKSRYVYVDGLAVGDVSESLLTERRILGDGGFIAATVVVDSVTGKVVAGPTVSAKGFSEDPGAFNAVIPLVTEALNRAAADGITDPHQLQQIVRRTVGRWVNDAYRRRPMIVPTVVEV; this is encoded by the coding sequence GTGACCGAGGCGCACAACGAGGAGGCCCAACTTCCACCGCCGCTGCCGGAGGGCGGACTGCGGATCATACCGCTCGGCGGGCTCGGCGCCATCGGCCGGAACATGACCGTCTTCGAGTACGACGGCAAGCTGCTGGTCGTCGACTGCGGCGTGCTCTTCCCGGACGTGGAACAGCCCGGTGTCGACCTGATCCTGCCGGACTTCGGTCCGATCCTCGACCGGCTCGACGACATCCAGGCGATCGTGCTGACGCATGGCCACGAGGACCACATCGGCGCGGTGCCCTACCTGCTCGCGCACAAGCCCGACATCCCGCTGGTCGGCTCACAGTTCACCCTCGCGCTGGTGGAGGCGAAGCTGGCCGAGCGGCGCATCCAGCCGTACACGCTGACCGTGCGGGAGGGGGGCCGGGAGCGGCTCGGCCCGTTCGAGTGCGAGTTCTTCGCCGTGAACCACTCGATTCCCGACGCGCTCGCGGTGGCCATCCGGACCCCGGCCGGGCTGGTGCTGCACACCGGCGACTTCAAGATGGACCAGTTGCCGCTGGACGGCCGGATCACCGACCTGGCCGGCTTCGCCCGGCTCGGTGCCGAGGGCGTGGACCTGCTGCTGTCCGACTCCACGAACGCGGAGATCCCGGGCTTCGTCACGCCCGAACGGGAGATCGGTCCGGTCCTCGACGCGATCTTCGCCAAGGCCCGGGGCCGGATCATCGTCGCCTCGTTCGCCTCGCACGTGCACCGGGTGCAGCAGGTCTTCGACTCGGCCGTCGAGCACGGCCGCAAGGTCGCCCTTATCGGCCGGTCGATGGTCCGCAACATGGGCATCGCACGGGATCTGGGCCTGTTGAACATCCCACCCGGTCTGGTCGTCGGTCTCGACGAGGCGACCTCGATGCCACCCGAGCAGATCGTGCTGATGTCCACCGGTTCGCAGGGCGAGCCGATGAGTGCCCTGGGCCGGATGGCCAGCGGTGATCACCGGCACATCACCATCGCACCCGGTGACACGGTGGTGCTCGCCTCGTCGCTGGTGCCGGGCAACGAGACCTCCGTCTACCGGGTGATCAACCGGCTGGCTCGGGCCGGTGCGGTGGTCGTGCACAAGGACGTGGCGAAGGTGCACGTCTCCGGGCACGCCCCGGCCGGGGAACTGCTCTACCTGCTCAACGTGGTCCGGCCCAGCAATCTGATGCCGGTGCACGGAGAATGGCGGCACCTGCGCGCGCACGCCCGGTTGGGCATCGAGTCCGGCGTGGCGGCGGACCGGGTGGTGCTCTGCGAGGACGGCGACGTGGTCGACCTGGTGGAGGGGCGGGCCAGCCTGGTCGGGCACGTGAAGAGCCGCTACGTCTACGTCGACGGCCTGGCCGTCGGCGACGTCAGCGAGTCACTGCTCACCGAGCGGCGCATCCTCGGCGACGGTGGCTTCATCGCCGCGACCGTCGTGGTGGATTCGGTCACCGGCAAGGTGGTCGCCGGCCCGACCGTCTCGGCCAAGGGCTTCTCCGAGGACCCTGGGGCGTTCAACGCGGTGATCCCGCTGGTGACCGAGGCGCTCAACCGGGCCGCCGCGGACGGGATCACCGACCCGCACCAGCTTCAGCAGATCGTCCGGCGCACCGTGGGCCGCTGGGTCAATGACGCCTACCGTCGTCGCCCGATGATCGTGCCGACCGTCGTCGAGGTCTGA
- a CDS encoding DUF2752 domain-containing protein has translation MHGDQPHGHPSGGPAGPAQQGDWPAGYPAGYPVVESDRLTRFVTRMHARTPRWVAPLAAVGCVAAGIGYTLLSEPTRSAPDALPTCFLKFLTGLDCPGCGGTRALWYVLHADLPAAARHHFLFVFALPFLAYLFVAWAGRQAFGWRLPELRIGPKLIGGFLAAWLAFSVVRNLPWVPFTALYV, from the coding sequence CTGCACGGCGATCAGCCACATGGTCACCCGTCCGGTGGGCCGGCGGGTCCGGCGCAGCAAGGTGACTGGCCGGCGGGATATCCGGCCGGCTATCCGGTGGTCGAGTCCGACCGGCTCACCCGGTTCGTGACCCGGATGCACGCTCGCACGCCACGCTGGGTGGCGCCGTTGGCCGCGGTCGGCTGTGTCGCCGCCGGCATCGGGTACACGCTGCTCAGCGAGCCCACCCGGTCCGCGCCCGACGCCCTGCCGACCTGTTTCCTGAAGTTCCTCACCGGGCTGGACTGCCCGGGGTGCGGCGGCACCCGCGCCCTCTGGTACGTGCTGCACGCCGATCTGCCGGCCGCCGCCCGCCACCATTTCCTCTTCGTCTTCGCGCTGCCCTTCCTGGCGTACCTCTTCGTCGCCTGGGCCGGTCGGCAGGCGTTCGGTTGGCGGCTGCCCGAGCTACGCATCGGCCCGAAGCTGATCGGCGGCTTCCTCGCCGCCTGGCTGGCCTTCTCGGTGGTCCGCAACCTGCCCTGGGTCCCCTTCACCGCCCTCTACGTGTAG